A genomic region of Lachnoclostridium edouardi contains the following coding sequences:
- a CDS encoding formate--tetrahydrofolate ligase, translating to MKTDIEIAQEAVKLPIKEVAAAYGITEDDLELYGKYKAKITDELFEEVKERQDAKLVLVTAINPTPAGEGKTTTSVGLGDAFTKLGKKTMIALREPSLGPCFGIKGGAAGGGYAQVVPMEDLNLHFTGDFHAITSANNLLAALLDNHIQQGNALGIDTRQILWKRCLDMNDRVLRNIVVGLGAKADGVVREDHFVITVASEIMAILCLADDMNDLKERLGKIIVAYNFAGEPVTAKDLNAVGSMAALLKDALKPNLIQTLEHTGALVHGGPFANIAHGCNSVRATKLAMKLADIVVTEAGFGADLGAEKFLDIKCRMAGLKPDAVVLVATVRALKYNGGVAKQDLNQENLEALAKGIVNLEKHIENIQKYGVPVVVTLNSFTSDTEAEYAYIKKFCEDRGCEFALSEVWAKGGEGGLALAEKVLHTLETKESNFAPIYPDEISLKDKISTVAGEIYGADGVTYAPAAERALKKLEDMGFGGLPVCMAKTQYSLSDDQTKLGRPQGFTINVRDAYVSAGAGFVVVLTGAIMTMPGLPKAPAAYNINVDENGVITGLF from the coding sequence ATGAAAACAGATATTGAAATTGCCCAGGAGGCGGTAAAATTGCCTATTAAAGAGGTGGCTGCAGCTTATGGCATTACAGAGGATGATCTGGAGCTGTACGGAAAATATAAAGCGAAGATCACAGATGAGCTTTTTGAAGAGGTAAAAGAAAGACAGGATGCTAAGCTGGTACTTGTGACAGCGATTAATCCTACTCCGGCAGGGGAAGGAAAAACTACTACCAGCGTTGGCTTAGGAGACGCATTTACAAAGCTGGGAAAGAAGACAATGATTGCCCTCAGGGAGCCGTCCTTAGGCCCCTGCTTTGGAATTAAGGGGGGAGCCGCAGGGGGCGGCTATGCCCAGGTAGTGCCTATGGAAGACTTAAATCTTCACTTTACAGGAGATTTCCACGCCATTACATCTGCCAATAATCTGCTGGCCGCGCTGTTGGACAATCACATTCAGCAGGGCAATGCTTTAGGCATTGACACCAGACAGATTTTGTGGAAGCGCTGTCTGGATATGAATGACAGAGTGCTGAGAAATATTGTTGTAGGTTTGGGAGCCAAAGCAGACGGAGTAGTAAGAGAAGATCATTTTGTTATTACCGTGGCATCTGAGATTATGGCAATTTTATGTCTGGCCGACGATATGAATGATTTAAAAGAACGTCTGGGAAAAATTATTGTAGCATATAATTTTGCAGGGGAACCTGTAACTGCAAAAGATTTAAATGCAGTAGGCTCTATGGCTGCTCTTTTAAAGGACGCATTAAAGCCAAACCTGATTCAGACCCTGGAGCATACAGGGGCCCTTGTACACGGCGGGCCATTTGCCAATATTGCTCACGGCTGCAACAGCGTAAGAGCTACAAAGCTGGCTATGAAGCTGGCTGACATTGTAGTTACAGAGGCTGGCTTTGGCGCCGATTTAGGAGCGGAAAAGTTTTTGGACATTAAATGCCGTATGGCTGGCTTAAAGCCGGATGCAGTAGTGCTTGTGGCTACAGTAAGAGCCTTAAAGTACAATGGAGGAGTGGCAAAGCAGGATTTGAACCAGGAAAATCTGGAGGCTTTGGCAAAGGGAATTGTAAACCTGGAAAAACATATTGAAAATATTCAGAAGTACGGCGTTCCCGTAGTTGTTACCTTAAACTCCTTTACCTCAGATACAGAGGCGGAGTATGCTTATATTAAAAAATTCTGTGAAGACAGAGGATGTGAGTTTGCATTATCTGAAGTGTGGGCCAAGGGCGGTGAAGGCGGTTTGGCTTTAGCAGAGAAGGTACTTCACACACTGGAGACAAAGGAAAGCAATTTTGCCCCTATTTATCCAGATGAAATAAGCTTAAAAGACAAAATAAGCACAGTGGCAGGAGAAATTTACGGCGCAGACGGAGTCACATATGCTCCGGCGGCAGAAAGGGCTCTTAAAAAGCTGGAGGACATGGGATTTGGAGGCCTTCCTGTCTGTATGGCCAAAACCCAGTATTCCCTGTCTGACGATCAGACAAAATTAGGCCGCCCACAGGGCTTTACTATTAACGTGCGGGACGCATATGTATCTGCAGGAGCAGGCTTTGTTGTTGTGCTGACAGGAGCAATTATGACTATGCCCGGACTGCCAAAGGCGCCGGCTGCATATAATATTAATGTAGATGAAAATGGCGTAATCACAGGATTATTCTAA
- a CDS encoding UDP-N-acetylmuramoyl-L-alanyl-D-glutamate--2,6-diaminopimelate ligase, with the protein MQIREWLAGVNYKLICGDLNSQVEEVVYDSRKAALGAVFVCMKGTKVDSHRFIPDVCEKGVKVLITEREVNAPEGVTVIQVENSRKALAYLSAARFGNPVKQMISIGVTGTKGKTTTTHMMKAVLEAAGKKVGMIGTTGAVIGKETFPTRNTTPESYELHQYFYEMKKAGCEYVIMEVSSQGFKMDRVAGITFDYGVFTNISPDHIGPDEHADFLEYLSCKAMLFKQCRIGLYNGDDSHGKQIIDGALCKELFSFGIEGGWDYDASHIRHVSEKGFVGMEFHITGKEQLKVRLGMPGRFNIYNSLAAAALGDRLGLEKEAVLKALKEVRVNGRMEIAYSSHDFTVIIDYAHNAVSMESLLTTLRAYNPKRLVCVFGCGGNRSKDRRYSMGEIGGKMADLCILTADNSRFEKTEDIINDIKGSLEKTGGAYVEIPDRREAIEYSMAHACPGDLIAVIGKGHEDYQEANGVRTHFLDREVVEETAKKLGLQ; encoded by the coding sequence ATGCAGATTAGAGAATGGCTGGCAGGTGTTAATTATAAGCTGATTTGCGGTGATCTTAACAGTCAGGTGGAGGAGGTTGTTTACGACTCCAGAAAGGCTGCTTTAGGAGCAGTGTTTGTGTGTATGAAGGGGACAAAAGTAGATTCCCATAGGTTTATTCCAGATGTTTGTGAAAAGGGAGTAAAAGTACTTATCACAGAAAGGGAAGTAAATGCTCCTGAGGGTGTAACAGTAATACAGGTGGAAAACAGCAGAAAGGCTTTGGCATATCTTTCTGCAGCCAGATTTGGAAATCCTGTAAAACAAATGATTTCCATTGGCGTTACAGGCACAAAGGGCAAGACGACCACTACCCATATGATGAAAGCAGTTTTAGAGGCAGCGGGAAAAAAGGTGGGCATGATTGGAACTACAGGGGCTGTAATTGGCAAAGAAACGTTTCCCACCAGAAACACAACCCCGGAATCCTATGAGCTTCACCAATATTTTTATGAGATGAAAAAAGCAGGCTGTGAATATGTGATTATGGAAGTTTCCTCCCAGGGCTTTAAAATGGACAGAGTTGCCGGAATCACTTTTGATTACGGAGTGTTTACAAACATTTCCCCTGACCACATAGGACCTGATGAACACGCTGATTTTTTAGAATACCTGTCCTGCAAGGCCATGCTTTTTAAACAGTGCAGAATAGGCTTATACAACGGAGACGACAGCCATGGAAAGCAAATTATTGACGGCGCCTTATGTAAGGAGCTGTTTTCCTTTGGCATAGAAGGGGGATGGGATTATGATGCCTCTCATATCCGCCATGTTTCAGAAAAAGGGTTTGTAGGCATGGAGTTTCATATTACTGGAAAGGAGCAGCTAAAGGTCCGTCTGGGGATGCCTGGCAGGTTTAATATTTACAACAGTCTGGCGGCGGCAGCTTTAGGGGACAGATTAGGCCTGGAGAAAGAAGCTGTGCTGAAAGCTTTAAAAGAAGTGCGGGTAAACGGAAGAATGGAAATCGCTTACAGCAGCCACGACTTTACAGTAATTATAGATTATGCCCACAATGCAGTAAGTATGGAAAGCCTTTTAACAACATTAAGGGCATATAACCCAAAACGCCTGGTGTGCGTATTTGGCTGCGGAGGCAACAGGTCCAAGGACAGAAGATATTCTATGGGAGAAATCGGCGGAAAAATGGCAGATTTATGTATTCTTACAGCTGACAATTCCAGGTTTGAAAAAACAGAGGATATTATAAATGATATTAAAGGTAGCCTGGAAAAAACAGGAGGAGCCTATGTGGAGATTCCCGACAGAAGGGAAGCGATTGAATACAGTATGGCTCATGCCTGCCCGGGAGATTTAATTGCAGTAATCGGAAAAGGGCATGAGGATTATCAGGAGGCAAACGGAGTCCGCACACATTTTCTGGACAGAGAGGTAGTGGAGGAGACGGCAAAAAAGCTGGGGCTGCAGTAA
- a CDS encoding UDP-N-acetylmuramoyl-tripeptide--D-alanyl-D-alanine ligase: MEHMTVKDIVTATEGRLLSGDENTILKKIRLDSRTVEPGDLFVPLIGEKVDAHKFASQVMEASAGAVLTSRHTKAEGPGAWIQVKDTKEALQAIGSFCRSRISIPVVGITGSVGKTTTREMVAAALSSGFQVYKTPGNSNSQVGVPITISEISQKDHIAVLELGMSEPGELTRIAKIARPFMALITNIGVTHIEQLGSQENIYREKLTIQDGLEPGGILFLNGDDKLLKNTKARDGFRTIYYGTEDGCDYRAENIREEKGYPVFYAVHGDQKVLVSLKVMGRHNILNAMAAIAVAEEAGLTMEQAALGLTQYTGFKGRQNITEYMGITVIDDSYNASPVSMKAGIDVLCSMPGGRRKIAVLADMKELGSDTEIFHREVGEYIKEKNVDALITLGQMAFKLAESAGKGESHMEIRCFENRDEMTEFLKTYLKAGDQVLFKGSNSMKLGETAACFTGIQRS; the protein is encoded by the coding sequence ATGGAACATATGACAGTAAAAGATATTGTGACCGCCACAGAAGGCAGGCTGCTTTCAGGAGATGAAAACACTATTTTAAAGAAAATCCGTTTAGATTCCAGAACAGTAGAGCCGGGAGATTTATTTGTGCCTTTAATCGGAGAAAAGGTTGACGCCCACAAATTTGCTTCTCAGGTGATGGAGGCTTCAGCTGGAGCTGTTTTAACCAGCAGACATACAAAGGCGGAGGGACCGGGGGCCTGGATACAGGTAAAGGATACGAAAGAAGCTCTTCAGGCTATAGGCAGTTTTTGTCGCAGCCGTATTTCTATTCCTGTGGTGGGAATTACAGGAAGCGTTGGAAAGACTACTACAAGGGAAATGGTGGCGGCAGCTTTAAGCTCTGGCTTTCAGGTATATAAAACTCCCGGAAACAGCAACAGCCAGGTGGGAGTTCCCATTACTATTTCAGAAATTTCACAAAAAGACCATATTGCAGTGCTGGAGCTGGGAATGAGCGAGCCTGGGGAACTGACCAGAATTGCAAAAATTGCCAGGCCCTTTATGGCTTTAATTACAAATATTGGAGTTACTCATATTGAGCAGCTAGGCTCCCAGGAAAATATTTACAGGGAAAAGCTGACAATTCAGGACGGTTTAGAGCCAGGGGGAATTCTTTTTTTAAACGGGGACGACAAGCTGTTAAAAAACACAAAGGCCAGAGACGGATTTAGAACCATATATTACGGCACAGAAGACGGCTGCGATTATAGGGCGGAAAATATTAGGGAGGAAAAAGGCTACCCGGTATTTTATGCTGTACATGGAGATCAAAAAGTATTAGTTTCCTTAAAAGTTATGGGGAGACACAATATTTTAAATGCCATGGCTGCCATAGCTGTGGCAGAGGAAGCCGGCCTTACAATGGAGCAGGCGGCTTTAGGGCTGACTCAGTACACTGGCTTTAAGGGCCGGCAGAATATTACTGAATATATGGGAATTACGGTGATCGACGATTCTTATAACGCCAGCCCAGTATCTATGAAGGCCGGGATTGACGTGCTTTGCTCCATGCCAGGAGGAAGGAGAAAAATAGCAGTTTTGGCGGACATGAAGGAATTAGGGTCTGACACAGAAATTTTTCACAGAGAAGTGGGAGAGTATATAAAAGAAAAAAATGTAGATGCTTTAATTACACTGGGCCAGATGGCTTTTAAGCTGGCAGAAAGCGCCGGAAAAGGAGAAAGCCATATGGAAATTCGATGTTTTGAAAATAGGGACGAAATGACAGAGTTTTTAAAAACATATTTAAAAGCAGGGGACCAGGTGCTGTTTAAAGGTTCCAACTCTATGAAGCTGGGAGAGACTGCAGCTTGTTTTACAGGCATCCAAAGGAGCTGA